A DNA window from Pongo abelii isolate AG06213 chromosome 2, NHGRI_mPonAbe1-v2.0_pri, whole genome shotgun sequence contains the following coding sequences:
- the LOC129058508 gene encoding uncharacterized protein LOC129058508, with amino-acid sequence MPSSETLLRPPRPNSTSLHWSTPVPVAVFFRSSRHPAACVFFCWCVPLNVQQLVCSFSRARLSTCAPLLNPRSPPQRALPSSTCAPLLKGAPLNVRPSSSALPSSRAPLSTCAPPQVRPSQRAPLSTCAPLNVRPSQRAPLSTCAPLNVRPSQRAPLSTCAVFFRQYVQLFVCSSANAFLSTSSHLCARLPLLGFLQAQVRGRGRPGGLGKCRLGHENRSACPHLYPCAQDLR; translated from the coding sequence ATGCCCAGCAGCGAAACTCTTCTGCGACCTCCCAGGCCAAACTCCACGTCGCTCCACTGGTCGACACCAGTGCCTGTCGCTGTGTTCTTCCGCTCCTCTCGACATCCAGCTGCCTGTGTGTTCTTCTGCTGGTGTGTTCCTCTCAATGTCCAGCAGCTTGTGTGTTCTTTCTCCCGTGCGCGCCTCTCAACGTGCGCTCCTCTCCTCAACCCGCGCTCCCCTCCTCAACGGGCGCTCCCCTCCTCAACGTGCGCTCCCCTCCTCAAGGGCGCCCCTCTCAACGTGCGCCCCTCCTCAAGTGCGCTCCCCTCCTCAAGGGCGCCCCTCTCAACGTGCGCCCCTCCTCAAGTGCGCCCCTCTCAACGTGCGCCCCTCTCAACGTGCGCCCCTCTCAACGTGCGCCCCTCTCAACGTGCGCCCCTCTCAACGTGCGCCCCTCTCAACGTGCGCCCCTCTCAACGTGCGCCCCTCTCAACGTGCGCTGTGTTCTTCCGCCAATATGTGCAGCTGTTTGTGTGTTCTTCCGCCAATGCGTTCCTCTCGACGTCCAGCCACTTGTGTGCCCGCCTGCCTCTCTTGGGGTTTTTACAGGCCCAGGTGAGGGGACGTGGCAGGCcaggtggtcttggaaaatgcagaCTTGGGCATGAAAACAGGAGCGCTTGTCCTCACCTATATCCGTGTGCACAGGACCTGAGGTga